A single window of Cottoperca gobio chromosome 9, fCotGob3.1, whole genome shotgun sequence DNA harbors:
- the psat1 gene encoding phosphoserine aminotransferase, producing the protein MEQKKTINFGAGPAKLPQSVLLQAQKELLSYNDMGISVLEMSHRSADFNKILTKTESLMRELLNIPDNYKVMFLQGGGSGQFSAVPLNLIGLKEDKCADYLVTGTWSSKAAKEAEKYGKVNIVHPKLDSYTKIPDPSSWTLNPSASYVYYCCNETVHGVEYNFTPETNGVILVSDMSSNFLSRPVDVSKFGLIFAGAQKNVGCAGVTVVIVREDLLCHALKECPIVLDYKVQAEMNSLYNTPPCFSIYIMGLVLEWIKNNGGSAAMETLNKQKSSMIYDIINASNGFYECPVDVTCQSRMNVPFHIGTAEGDETLEKEFLAGASKRGMISLKGHRSVGGIRASLYNAVTLADTEALATYMKEFQKEH; encoded by the exons GTGCTACTTCAGGCACAGAAGGAGCTCCTCAGCTACAATGACATGGGTATTAGCGTTCTCG AGATGAGTCACCGATCAGCGGACTTCAACAAAATCCTCACCAAAACCGAGAGTCTCATGCGAGAGTTGCT AAACATCCCAGACAACTATAAGGTGATGTTCCTGCAGGGCGGCGGGTCTGGACAGTTCAGCGCTGTTCCTCTCAACCTGATTGGCCTTAAAGAGGACAAATGTGCTGATTACCTGGTGACCGGCACATGGTCATCAAAAGCAGCAAAAGAAGCAGAGAAATACGGCAAAGTCAACATTGTTCACCCGAAGCTGGACAGTTACACGA aAATTCCCGACCCCAGCAGCTGGACCCTTAACCCCTCAGCCTCCTACGTGTACTACTGCTGCAACGAGACGGTTCACGGCGTGGAGTACAACTTCACACCTGAAACTAACGGGGTGATCCTTGTCAGCGACATGTCCTCCAACTTCCTGTCCCGACCTGTGGATGTGTCGAAG TTTGGGTTGATTTTCGCCGGAGCTCAGAAGAATGTGGGCTGTGCCGGGGTTACTGTGGTCATCGTGCGAGAGGACTTGTTATGCCACGCCCTGAAAGAGTGTCCCATTGTCCTGGATTACAAGGTGCAGGCTGAGATGAACTCTCTGTACAACACACCGCCGTGCTTCAG CATCTACATCATGGGTCTGGTTCTGGAGTGGATTAAGAACAACGGCGGCAGCGCTGCCATGGAGACGCTCAACAAGCAGAAGTCCTCCATGATTTACGACATCATCAACGCCTCTAATGGTTTCTATGA GTGTCCCGTAGATGTGACTTGTCAAAGCCGCATGAATGTACCATTTCATATCGGGACAGCAGAGGGAGACGAAACCTTGGAAAAAGAGTTTCTGGCCGGTGCGTCCAAACGTGGAATGATATCGCTGAAAGGACACAG GTCAGTTGGAGGAATTCGTGCATCTCTGTACAACGCAGTGACACTGGCGGACACTGAAGCCCTGGCCACCTATATGAAAGAGTTCCAGAAAGAGCACTAA